One region of Populus trichocarpa isolate Nisqually-1 chromosome 4, P.trichocarpa_v4.1, whole genome shotgun sequence genomic DNA includes:
- the LOC7487364 gene encoding uncharacterized protein LOC7487364 gives MESAPLCSSLLPSFPQKRRYGRGKRSSGTVVLASRRENSQEWLRYGELLVDESMLVLRKRIHEMKMVERNYEPPEEWMEWEKQCYTSYDEFICKFVGFLQLHLMNTRPSLALGMLLLITMSVPASMVMIAQQLMEATCGVFSTVHGG, from the coding sequence ATGGAGTCAGCTCCTCTTTGCTCCTCATTACTTCCTTCTTTCCCACAAAAACGCAGATATGGGCGTGGTAAGAGGTCAAGCGGCACGGTTGTTCTCGCTTCTCGGAGAGAGAACTCCCAAGAGTGGCTGAGATATGGAGAGTTGCTCGTAGATGAAAGCATGCTTGTGCTGAGGAAACGCATTCATGAAATGAAAATGGTGGAGAGAAATTATGAGCCTCCAGAAGAGTGGATGGAGTGGGAGAAGCAGTGCTATACATCCTACGACGAGTTTATATGTAAGTTTGTAGGGTTTTTGCAATTGCATTTGATGAATACAAGGCCTAGTTTGGCCCTAGGAATGCTTTTGCTGATTACAATGAGTGTCCCGGCATCAATGGTCATGATTGCCCAACAATTGATGGAGGCAACATGTGGAGTCTTCTCAACCGTTCATGGAGGTTGA
- the LOC7493534 gene encoding probable carboxylesterase 18: MSSETPEPAKLAIPWRTRLVLTMISAATDLSRRSNGTINRRLLNLLDFKSSPSPNKPIHSIISSDITVDPTRNLWFRLYTPENSGVDGSDTPSLPVVVFFHGGGFSFLSAASSSYDVVCRRFARIFPAIVLSVNYRLTPEHRFPCQYDDGFEVLRFLDNDRANGLLPPNADLSKCFLVGDSAGANLAHHVAVRACRAGFQNVKVIGLVSIQPYFGGQERTESELQLVGYPFVTVERTDWCWRVFLPDGSDRDHYAVNVSGPNAENISDLDFPDTIVIVGGFDPLQDWQRRYYEWLKRSGKEATLIEYSNMFHAFYIFPELPESSRLFSEIKEFVTKRLSKP, from the coding sequence ATGAGCAGTGAAACACCAGAACCGGCAAAACTAGCCATCCCATGGAGGACACGACTGGTCCTTACAATGATCTCAGCGGCAACAGATCTGTCACGTCGTTCAAACGGCACCATAAACAGACGTTTGCTTAATCTCCTTGACTTCAAGTCCTCTCCTTCCCCTAACAAACCCATTCACTCCATCATCTCTTCTGATATCACCGTGGACCCCACCCGCAACCTCTGGTTCCGCCTCTACACCCCGGAAAATAGCGGGGTTGACGGTAGCGATACTCCCTCTTTGCCTGTTGTGGTATTTTTTCATGGAGGTGGATTTTCTTTCCTAAGTGCCGCATCAAGTTCGTACGACGTCGTTTGTCGCAGGTTTGCACGTATATTTCCTGCTATTGTTCTTTCAGTTAATTACCGTCTTACGCCTGAACATCGATTTCCCTGTCAATACGATGATGGTTTTGAAGTGCTTCGGTTCCTGGACAATGATCGAGCCAATGGGTTACTGCCACCTAATGCAGACTTGTCTAAGTGTTTTCTGGTCGGAGATAGTGCCGGGGCAAATTTGGCCCATCATGTTGCGGTTCGGGCTTGTCGGGCTGGGTTTCAGAATGTTAAGGTAATTGGATTGGTTTCTATTCAGCCGTATTTTGGCGGGCAAGAGAGGACCGAGTCGGAACTCCAACTGGTTGGATACCCGTTCGTGACGGTGGAACGAACCGATTGGTGCTGGAGAGTGTTTTTGCCGGATGGATCGGATCGGGATCACTATGCAGTGAATGTGAGTGGACCGAATGCTGAGAACATCTCGGATTTGGATTTTCCGGATACAATTGTGATTGTTGGTGGGTTCGACCCGTTACAAGATTGGCAAAGGAGGTATTATGAGTGGTTAAAGAGATCCGGGAAAGAGGCTACCTTAATTGAGTATTCAAATATGTTTCACGCATTTTATATCTTCCCGGAGCTGCCCGAGTCTTCAAGATTATTCTCGGAGATCAAAGAATTTGTTACCAAGAGACTGTCTAAGCCATAG